A single window of Archangium gephyra DNA harbors:
- a CDS encoding pilus assembly protein, which produces MVRLRGRASERGQGTTELALGLLLFVTVLIFGIHFAEVGYLSLKVQEAATSALWDTTSAKMHELPRNFDPLTNLISSDKPGQLATERYKDFDGRTSKAGGGKVVQLFTSAQQLQVTCGEAANIFFEPSTSTNTRVYRNVGGMTCNAQAQLSPVKKFTRSFLDKGKGAFFDVPHYAAGAIPVCGMGRAQGGKCAGGFGILLDDWALSSRSESGECHLLNCGNTAYYDSAKVVYDKHNQVNGASVTLARSIVGEAPINPAKFWMSFRGRTSNFLESDMPGGDSDTRDWETTPGFNSRTQEYHRAFNRRKTCFLGNECPSAM; this is translated from the coding sequence ATGGTAAGGCTTCGCGGCAGGGCGTCCGAGCGCGGCCAGGGCACCACGGAGCTGGCGCTCGGGCTGCTGCTCTTCGTCACCGTGCTCATCTTCGGCATCCACTTCGCCGAGGTGGGCTACCTCTCGCTCAAGGTGCAGGAGGCGGCCACCAGCGCGCTGTGGGACACCACCAGCGCGAAGATGCACGAGCTGCCGAGGAACTTCGACCCCCTCACCAACCTCATCAGCTCGGACAAGCCGGGTCAGCTCGCCACCGAGCGCTACAAGGACTTCGACGGACGCACCTCGAAGGCGGGGGGCGGCAAGGTGGTGCAGCTCTTCACCTCGGCCCAGCAGCTCCAGGTCACCTGCGGCGAGGCGGCGAACATCTTCTTCGAGCCCTCCACGTCCACCAACACCCGGGTGTACCGCAACGTGGGCGGCATGACCTGCAACGCCCAGGCGCAGCTGTCCCCCGTGAAGAAGTTCACCCGCAGCTTCCTGGACAAGGGCAAGGGTGCCTTCTTCGACGTGCCCCACTACGCCGCGGGGGCCATCCCGGTGTGTGGCATGGGCCGCGCGCAGGGCGGCAAGTGCGCCGGCGGCTTCGGCATCCTCCTGGATGACTGGGCGCTGTCCAGCCGCTCCGAATCCGGGGAGTGCCATCTGCTGAATTGTGGCAACACGGCCTACTACGACTCCGCGAAGGTGGTCTACGACAAGCACAACCAGGTGAATGGCGCCTCGGTGACCCTGGCGCGCTCCATCGTGGGCGAGGCTCCCATCAATCCGGCGAAGTTCTGGATGAGCTTCCGGGGCAGGACGAGCAACTTCCTGGAGTCGGACATGCCCGGGGGAGACAGCGACACGAGGGACTGGGAGACGACGCCGGGCTTCAACAGCCGCACCCAGGAGTACCACCGGGCGTTCAATCGGCGGAAGACGTGCTTCCTGGGGAACGAATGTCCTTCCGCCATGTGA